From a single Dendropsophus ebraccatus isolate aDenEbr1 chromosome 8, aDenEbr1.pat, whole genome shotgun sequence genomic region:
- the NEUROG3 gene encoding neurogenin-3, with translation MSSKTESSHSRSERYLYYDVSDEEDHSFSLPCSPAPSAGSEGCLVGEKFPLSDSRELQRKRQKGRRRSQVKNEVTVIKQKKNRRVKANDRERNRMHNLNSALDALRSVLPTFPDDAKLTKIETLRFAHNYIWALSETLRMADHSLLNMAQQGMTDSFEKLSKTCLMVELTSPNSSCSSSSDWDSLYSPGSQSSSHSPTDMDDFSHSSSSLRYTDTFSDFI, from the coding sequence ATGTCTTCAAAAACAGAGAGCAGCCATAGCAGAAGCGAGAGATACCTCTACTATGATGTCTCTGATGAGGAGGACCATTCTTTTTCTCTGCCCTGTTCTCCAGCCCCCTCAGCTGGGAGTGAAGGTTGTTTAGTGGGAGAAAAATTTCCCCTTTCTGACTCCAGGGAGTTGCAGAGAAAAAGGCAAAAGGGGAGACGAAGATCACAAGTCAAGAATGAAGTAACAGTCATTAAACAGAAGAAGAATCGCAGGGTAAAAGCTAATGATAGAGAAAGAAACCGAATGCACAACCTCAACTCAGCCTTGGATGCCTTGAGGAGTGTTCTACCTACCTTTCCAGATGATGCCAAGCTGACCAAGATTGAAACCCTGAGGTTTGCTCACAATTACATCTGGGCTTTATCTGAGACTTTGCGGATGGCTGACCATAGCCTACTTAACATGGCACAACAGGGTATGACAGACTCATTTGAAAAGTTATCTAAGACATGCTTAATGGTGGAGCTCACTAGTCCAAATAGTAGCTGCAGTTCATCAAGTGACTGGGACTCTCTCTATTCTCCAGGGTCACAGAGCAGCAGTCATAGCCCCACAGACATGGATGATTTTTCTCATTCCAGCTCTTCCCTGAGATACACTGATACTTTTTCAGATTTTATATAA